AGCGCTGGCTGCGATCAGTCTGGCGGAGTTGCAAAAGATACCGGGATTCAGCGGCGATTTACGCGCCCGCGCAGTGAAGCAATCCGCAGCGGATTGCTTGCAAGTAAAAGCGGCCAAGCAAACAAGCGCAGCCAGCGGCGATACACAAACTGCGGTGCAAAAGACCGTTAAGCCGAAGGTTGCCGCCAGCGCGGCTGTGAATCAGTCTGAAACCGGCAAGGTCAAGGATAAAAGCAAAAGGAAAGACCGGAAGGACGATAAGAAAAAAGTAAAAGACAAGGAAAAGAAAAAGAAGAACAAAGAGAAAAAGAAAGCCGGCAAGAAAAAAGACAAAAAGAAATCATAGCTCCTTCGGCCTGATCAAGTGTTGCAGATGTGCCAGATGGGGGGTTGCCGAGATGGCTGCGGTGCCAAAATCCAGTACAGCGGCTGCGGCAGTGGTGAGTAACTTGCCGGACTTGTTGAGCGGCGGGGATTCTTCGGATAGATGACAGAGCAATTGATCCAAACCGGGATTGTGGCCGATGAGGAGAAGGGTGTGGATGCCTTCGCCGTATTGATGAATCAATGCCGTCAGGTCTGATAATGATGCTTCGTAAAGCTTACTTTCCCAAAGCATGCTTTTTTGCGGCAAGTTCAGTTGCTCCAGCACCAATTGACCGGTTTGTTTGGTCCGCAGCGCCGGTGAGCATAGTATTTGGTCGATATGGAATGGCCGTTGTTTCAGCCATTGCCCCATTTGCTTTGCAGCTTTCCTGCCGCGTGCCGTCAGCGGCCGGTCGAAATCCGGCCTGCCTTCCTCGCGCCAATCCGACTTGGCATGCCGCATGATGATCAGCCGATGTTTTTGCATGGATTGACCTATAAAAACCGTTCATCAACTTACATATTATCACCCTTAAGGTGCCGAACATGGATGAATCCTACGCAGCGGTGGATTTAGGTTCCAACAGCTTCCACATGATTGTGGCCAATTGGACGGATGGCCGTCTGCAGATTATCGATCGCATGAAAGAGATGGTACGCTTGGCTTCGGGACTGAACGACAAACAGGAATTGACGAAAGAATCCATGCAGCAGGCGCTGGAGTGTTTGCAACGTTTTGGTCAGCGCATCCGTGAGATTCCCCATGTGAATGTGCGCGCGGTCGGCACGAATACGCTGCGTCAGGCCCGCAACGGCGCGGATTTTTTGCTGCAGGCGCATCAGGCATTGGGGCATCCGATCGAAATCATTGCCGGCCGTGAAGAAGCGCGGCTCATTTATTCCGGTGTGGCGCATACGCTGTACGACGAAGTGAATAAACGCCTGGTGATCGACATCGGCGGCGGCAGCACGGAATTGATCATCGGCAAGGGGTTCGACACCTACCAAACGGAAAGCTTGTACATGGGGTGCGTCAATATGAGTCAGCGCTTTTTTGACGACGGCAAGATCAAAGCCAAGAAAATGCGCAAAGCCATCCTTTTTGC
The nucleotide sequence above comes from Gammaproteobacteria bacterium. Encoded proteins:
- the sixA gene encoding phosphohistidine phosphatase SixA encodes the protein MQKHRLIIMRHAKSDWREEGRPDFDRPLTARGRKAAKQMGQWLKQRPFHIDQILCSPALRTKQTGQLVLEQLNLPQKSMLWESKLYEASLSDLTALIHQYGEGIHTLLLIGHNPGLDQLLCHLSEESPPLNKSGKLLTTAAAAVLDFGTAAISATPHLAHLQHLIRPKEL
- a CDS encoding helix-hairpin-helix domain-containing protein, translating into MVKLTDVKGIGAATVKVLAEHKIKTVEALAAISLAELQKIPGFSGDLRARAVKQSAADCLQVKAAKQTSAASGDTQTAVQKTVKPKVAASAAVNQSETGKVKDKSKRKDRKDDKKKVKDKEKKKKNKEKKKAGKKKDKKKS